One genomic segment of Primulina tabacum isolate GXHZ01 chromosome 9, ASM2559414v2, whole genome shotgun sequence includes these proteins:
- the LOC142555460 gene encoding 17.9 kDa class II heat shock protein-like: protein MDLRFIGLETPLLHALHHMLDPSTEAPNNKSTNANKRAYARDREAMAATPADVIERLDSYVFQIDVPGLKSGDIKVQVEDDNVLVISGDRKAEDEKEGFKYVRKERRIGKLVRKFVLPENANTDKITAVCQDGVLSVTVEKLAPPKPKKPKTIEVNIG, encoded by the coding sequence ATGGACTTGAGGTTCATAGGGCTTGAAACTCCGCTCCTCCACGCCTTACACCACATGCTGGACCCTTCAACGGAAGCTCCCAACAACAAATCAACCAACGCTAATAAAAGAGCTTACGCGCGTGATAGGGAAGCAATGGCGGCGACTCCGGCGGACGTGATAGAACGACTAGATTCATATGTTTTCCAGATAGACGTGCCTGGGTTGAAATCCGGTGACATCAAAGTACAGGTGGAAGATGACAATGTCCTGGTGATCAGCGGTGACCGGAAAGCAGAGGATGAGAAAGAGGGGTTCAAGTATGTGAGGAAGGAGAGGAGGATCGGTAAACTCGTGAGGAAATTCGTGCTACCAGAAAATGCGAATACCGACAAGATCACGGCGGTGTGCCAGGACGGGGTGCTGAGCGTGACGGTGGAGAAACTGGCGCCCCCGAAACCGAAGAAGCCTAAGACTATTGAAGTTAATATCGGTTGA
- the LOC142556612 gene encoding 17.9 kDa class II heat shock protein-like, with protein MDLRFMGFDSPLLHALHQVLDPSTEDSNKKAPRTTYVSDAEAMAATPADVIERLNSYVFQIDMPGWRSGDIRVQVEDENVLLISGDRKPEEEKVGFKYFRKERRIGRLMRKFVLPENAVTDKITAVCQDGVLSVTVEKLEPPQRKKPRTIEVNIC; from the coding sequence ATGGACTTGAGATTCATGGGCTTTGACAGTCCACTTCTCCATGCACTGCACCAAGTGCTGGATCCTTCAACAGAAGATTCCAACAAAAAAGCTCCCCGGACCACCTACGTGAGCGATGCAGAAGCCATGGCAGCGACTCCAGCGGACGTGATAGAACGATTGAATTCCTATGTTTTCCAGATAGATATGCCTGGTTGGAGATCGGGTGACATTCGAGTGCAGGTGGAGGATGAAAATGTCTTGTTGATTAGTGGTGACCGGAAACCAGAGGAGGAGAAAGTGGGATTCAAGTATTTTCGGAAGGAGAGGAGGATCGGAAGACTCATGAGGAAATTTGTACTGCCAGAAAACGCAGTTACCGACAAGATCACGGCGGTGTGCCAGGACGGGGTGCTGAGCGTGACGGTGGAGAAATTGGAGCCACCGCAACGGAAGAAGCCTAGGACTATTGAAGTTAATATTTGTTGA